A section of the Suncus etruscus isolate mSunEtr1 chromosome X, mSunEtr1.pri.cur, whole genome shotgun sequence genome encodes:
- the LOC125998967 gene encoding casein kinase II subunit alpha-like, whose amino-acid sequence MASNIPDLSPPLPSKARVYADVNTRRPLQFWDFSSYEVQWGHMYEYVLGQSIGKGGYGEVFEAVKVMTKEKVAIKLILPTKEENIKREIKVLEMLRGGPNIINLVAAVKSYDREKVGLVFEYVNHTHYSQLYQRLKDSDIRCYIYQTLRALEYCHSMGIMHRDIKPGNILYDQSRRKLWLIDWGMSQFYNPGELYSVQVATRYYKGPELLVEYEMYDYSLDMWSMGCILASMIFQKEPFFRGRDKSDQLLKIVKVLGTTRFYEYIRKYKIKLDVQLKKTVGRHPRVDWHTFVRNENKHLFSPEALDLLDKLLQYDPQSRLTAREAMEHPFFKQFAEHSAKEPSESSHAGASTSAQNDPAQPGPSSAFGPPTFVPNIALPVPETSTAHKKPASPSAHAKN is encoded by the coding sequence ATGGCTAGCAATATACCTGATTTATCCCCACCGTTGCCAAGCAAGGCTAGAGTTTATGCAGATGTTAATACACGCAGACCCTTACAATTCTGGGATTTCAGTTCCTATGAGGTACAATGGGGACATATGTATGAATACGTTTTGGGTCAAAGTATTGGCAAAGGAGGCTATGGTGAAGTATTTGAAGCTGTCAAAGTGATGACAAAAGAAAAGGTCGCTATCAAGTTAATCTTACCAACCAAGGAAGAGAATATCAAGCGTGAAATAAAGGTTTTGGAGATGTTGCGAGGTGGTCCCAACATCATAAATTTGGTAGCTGCTGTGAAAAGTTATGATCGTGAAAAAGTGGGCTTGGTTTTTGAATATGTAAACCACACGCATTACAGTCAATTGTACCAAAGATTGAAAGACTCTGATATACGGTGTTACATCTACCAGACTCTGAGAGCCTTGGAATACTGTCATAGCATGGGAATCATGCACCGAGATATCAAACCTGGAAATATCTTATATGATCAGAGTCGCAGAAAGCTTTGGTTAATAGACTGGGGGATGTCACAGTTTTATAATCCTGGTGAACTGTATAGTGTACAAGTGGCTACCCGCTACTACAAAGGCCCTGAACTGCTCGTTGAGTATGAAATGTATGATTACAGTTTGGATATGTGGAGCATGGGGTGCATCCTGGCCAGCATGATCTTTCAGAAAGAGCCATTTTTTCGTGGTCGTGATAAAAGTGATCAGCTGCTGAAAATAGTCAAAGTCCTCGGAACAACACGGTTTTATGAATACATTAGAAAGTACAAGATCAAGTTAGATGTACAGCTCAAGAAAACTGTGGGCAGGCACCCCCGTGTGGATTGGCATACCTTCGTTCGCAATGAAAATAAGCACCTTTTCAGTCCAGAAGCCTTGGATTTACTGGACAAGTTACTGCAATATGACCCACAGTCAAGACTTACTGCTAGAGAGGCCATGGAGCACCCCTTTTTCAAACAATTCGCAGAGCACAGTGCTAAAGAACCTAGTGAATCTAGCCATGCAGGGGCCAGTACATCTGCCCAAAATGACCCTGCACAGCCAGGGCCTTCTTCCGCATTCGGCCCTCCAACCTTTGTGCCCAACATTGCTTTACCAGTGCCTGAGACTTCCACAGCCCATAAGAAACCTGCTTCACCTTCGGCCCATGCTAAGAATTAA